The following are from one region of the Pseudohongiella spirulinae genome:
- a CDS encoding flagellar basal body-associated FliL family protein produces MADDNSTGSKNGGSMKLVFIIAIALLVLGGGGAGAWFFLMSGNDAGQAASSEPAAPVQQPAQYLQLSPAFVVNFPHQGRQRFMQADISVMSRDAQALAAISQHMPVVRHALNNLFSAQLVLVFENPAGIENLRQLATEEVNQVLEREIGRPGIEEVLFTSFVMQ; encoded by the coding sequence ATGGCAGACGATAATTCTACAGGGTCGAAAAATGGCGGTTCGATGAAGCTGGTGTTCATCATTGCGATCGCGCTTTTGGTGTTGGGCGGCGGCGGTGCCGGTGCCTGGTTTTTCCTGATGTCAGGTAATGATGCAGGTCAGGCAGCCAGCAGTGAGCCTGCCGCCCCGGTACAACAGCCAGCACAATACTTGCAGCTATCCCCCGCCTTTGTCGTTAATTTTCCCCATCAGGGTCGGCAGCGTTTTATGCAGGCCGATATTTCCGTGATGTCCCGGGATGCGCAGGCGCTGGCTGCTATCAGCCAACATATGCCAGTGGTTCGTCATGCGTTGAACAACCTTTTCAGTGCTCAGTTGGTGCTGGTATTTGAAAACCCGGCTGGTATTGAAAACCTTCGTCAGTTGGCCACAGAAGAGGTGAACCAGGTACTGGAGCGCGAGATCGGCCGGCCTGGCATCGAAGAAGTATTGTTTACCAGCTTTGTCATGCAATAG
- the fliM gene encoding flagellar motor switch protein FliM, whose product MQDLLSQDEIDALLHGVDENDLIDGEDEDPGVVRSYDLTSQDRIVRGRMPTLEMINERFARHTRISLFNLLRRSADVSIGGVQITKFGEYLHTLYVPTSLNLVKFRPLRGTALVVLDAKLVFKLVDNYFGGDGRHAKIEGREFTPTEQRVVQMVLNQVFEDLGEAWRNVYKLEFDLIRSEVNPSMANIVSPSEVVVVSSFHIELDGGGGDIHITQPYSMIEPIRELLDAGMQSDVDEHDERWGKALKEQIKHATVDFSCDVFERMITLRDVVDLEEGDIIPVEMPETVVLKANGVPLFDTRLAMSNGNLALRVEGIHRETDD is encoded by the coding sequence ATGCAGGATCTGTTATCACAAGACGAAATTGACGCGCTGTTACATGGCGTGGATGAAAACGATCTGATCGACGGGGAAGACGAAGATCCCGGCGTGGTGCGCTCCTATGACCTGACCAGTCAGGACAGGATTGTGCGTGGCCGTATGCCCACGCTCGAGATGATTAACGAACGTTTTGCTCGCCACACCCGCATCAGTCTGTTTAATCTGTTACGCCGGTCAGCCGACGTATCGATTGGGGGTGTGCAGATCACTAAATTCGGTGAGTACCTGCATACTCTCTACGTGCCAACCAGTCTCAATCTTGTCAAGTTTCGTCCGTTGCGTGGAACCGCACTGGTGGTGCTTGACGCCAAACTGGTCTTTAAACTGGTGGACAATTATTTTGGTGGAGATGGGCGTCACGCCAAAATTGAAGGTCGTGAGTTCACACCCACTGAACAGCGTGTTGTGCAGATGGTACTGAACCAGGTTTTTGAAGATCTGGGAGAGGCCTGGCGCAATGTTTATAAACTGGAGTTTGACCTTATTCGATCCGAAGTCAATCCCTCCATGGCCAACATAGTCAGTCCCAGCGAGGTGGTAGTGGTCAGCAGTTTCCACATTGAACTGGACGGTGGCGGTGGCGATATCCACATCACGCAACCTTACTCCATGATCGAGCCGATCCGTGAGCTGCTGGACGCTGGCATGCAGAGTGATGTGGATGAACATGATGAGCGCTGGGGCAAGGCGCTGAAAGAGCAGATCAAACATGCGACTGTAGATTTTTCCTGTGATGTATTTGAGCGCATGATCACGTTGCGAGATGTTGTTGATCTTGAGGAAGGCGACATCATACCCGTTGAAATGCCGGAAACGGTGGTACTTAAAGCCA